The Streptomyces luteogriseus genome includes a window with the following:
- a CDS encoding wHTH domain-containing protein: MAGRQRYDQALAKLIEWAGNPSPAEVREEIATDLERGRRPPGVSSVDSRLSGAIPRDRRDRHDFLNALARIAHRRNGSRLPLPTLTQWDSMAEEARRARLKRSPETAGPPAGPLPARPEGQDWQDDTAQSQAWQFVRPGSEERADALREQAREFAGRLAELYGPARDLLADDPWHDPNLARRVAHRTNLLLYQLRCHQKGILEPAEAALLALLPFLYQVHGAQAAATLSHVDPADLREQPEGSPERRAYEVLLRSHKRLVRQAVRGDALQDRAGGRREIGWWLFHQWAKGQPVDLRAVPSTADGAGTDIATVCRPDLVSRLLACAQVAPRKLYGRGGAAGALREDPYQLDFGGRDWQQVREWLVGPLFAIAHALAIEVTDLPPAVVRHLGIPDPLDLECLFTTVGEATWTAHRDVLGLRAVCDHPAAVAALSEHAELVDTLLRGARRAKLAEEVGALPVYAHADEVHEADDGSGPAQAGEVIRFRLDEERIQELLMGENLYRDRSLAIRELYQNALDACRYRRARQHARDGRDTYDGEITFTQDFDTEEGRYYLECADNGIGMDETVLADVFSRAGVRFTDLPRYQEELQDWEKQGITVHPNSRFGIGVLSYFMIADEIRVTTCAMDGGTGRPEELTVLITGPGHYFRVRRTGRKGPVGTKVRLYLRDGDKAPSCVRELRRLLGLAEFVTTARHGTQEATWKPGELRLREAAGNRSEGFVAHGRTVAWPVGAYQADGQVIWCEEGGGILVDGIHTEPRARRGVLTDPGDHRRPRGVVVNLTGGTRPRDLSVDRTEILDDDVCEPVERLIVDALPALLSADPPLLGFEWLSEVAWRSPRLADIVTEAAGEAGVEVDLHGYPVPVARTGFFPPDDGVVHQADSGLPQPGGFTGSLVGGEIYGFPDDITLLWRLLAHRPNVELSTLATLVPELDRVCSVLAARPSDMLLCTDSRGVWNSRSWMDPHTLNDVTACPGHALSVALNCGMPYEAAVARLERLRLPTPGPADAAAQVDPTGVAMLDQDNRAHGGGWWQPGEVVPPGHVLKAALLLNVGVDEAVGRMRAFGFDVQVGVMPMEAPEDWVVKLLSRDLDGERPWLGLHATVRAGHVLSGVTKCRRTFGEVVEVLRAYGFDVELGSLDEEAAAELLRQGEEWGWDADAAELLDVGKPVPPGLLARAALTSDVPLSDVARRLAGFGFPVGAHPEHADPTDTSILSADVHGRSWHACGAEIDLTTLVVAAHRSGLAPAAVAARLRAYGLAVPWTELPERVEPDDVTMLRQLFAQRLRYDEELAPGRPVPMLAVIPVAQSLSKSPRAVVDRLARYGLRTPCTTAPARASGNDNSLIAPWVRGSARETELDWNEPVPVHYLVSAPHTLLMEPQEVVDRLTAFGLETPVHALSGLDETDRRLCLREHEENGSRARLPLTLRWPISDFLSIARFADLPLDELLPRLTRLGVDIPRVVDAVRTALPRVPGLVMAPEEATATS; encoded by the coding sequence ATGGCGGGACGGCAGCGGTACGACCAGGCGCTGGCCAAGCTGATCGAGTGGGCCGGGAACCCCAGCCCGGCCGAAGTGCGCGAGGAGATCGCGACGGACCTGGAGCGAGGCCGGCGTCCACCGGGAGTGAGCTCGGTCGACTCCCGGCTCTCCGGGGCGATCCCGCGCGACCGCAGGGACCGGCACGACTTCCTGAACGCCCTGGCGAGAATCGCGCACCGACGCAACGGAAGCCGCTTACCGCTTCCCACGCTGACGCAGTGGGACAGCATGGCGGAGGAGGCGCGCAGGGCCCGCCTCAAACGGTCGCCCGAGACGGCCGGCCCTCCGGCCGGGCCGCTCCCGGCCCGCCCGGAAGGGCAGGACTGGCAGGACGACACGGCTCAGTCCCAGGCCTGGCAGTTCGTCCGGCCCGGCTCCGAAGAGCGCGCCGACGCCCTGCGGGAGCAGGCCCGGGAGTTCGCAGGCCGGCTGGCCGAGCTGTACGGACCCGCGCGCGACCTCCTCGCCGACGACCCGTGGCACGACCCGAACCTGGCCCGGCGCGTCGCCCACCGGACCAACCTCCTCCTGTACCAGCTCCGCTGCCACCAGAAGGGGATCCTCGAACCGGCCGAGGCGGCCCTGCTCGCCCTCCTGCCGTTCCTGTACCAGGTGCACGGTGCGCAGGCGGCCGCGACGCTGTCCCACGTGGACCCGGCCGACCTCCGGGAACAGCCGGAGGGAAGTCCCGAGCGCCGGGCGTACGAGGTGCTCCTGCGCTCCCACAAGAGGCTCGTCCGCCAGGCCGTGCGCGGTGACGCGCTCCAGGACCGGGCCGGTGGACGCCGGGAGATCGGGTGGTGGCTCTTCCACCAGTGGGCGAAGGGGCAGCCCGTGGACCTCCGGGCCGTGCCGAGCACGGCGGACGGCGCCGGGACCGACATCGCGACCGTCTGCCGTCCGGACCTGGTGTCCCGGTTGCTGGCCTGTGCGCAGGTGGCGCCGCGCAAGCTGTACGGGCGCGGCGGCGCCGCCGGCGCCCTGCGTGAGGATCCCTACCAGCTCGACTTCGGCGGCCGGGACTGGCAGCAGGTGCGCGAATGGCTGGTGGGGCCGCTGTTCGCGATCGCCCACGCCCTGGCGATCGAGGTCACGGACCTTCCCCCGGCGGTCGTCCGGCACCTCGGCATCCCGGACCCCCTGGACCTGGAGTGCCTCTTCACCACCGTGGGAGAGGCCACCTGGACCGCCCACCGGGACGTCCTCGGGCTGAGAGCGGTGTGTGATCACCCCGCGGCCGTGGCCGCACTGTCCGAGCACGCCGAACTCGTGGACACCCTGCTGCGCGGCGCCCGGCGCGCGAAACTCGCCGAGGAGGTCGGCGCGCTTCCGGTGTATGCCCACGCCGACGAGGTGCACGAGGCGGACGACGGATCGGGACCAGCGCAGGCCGGGGAAGTGATCCGGTTCCGGCTCGACGAGGAACGTATCCAGGAACTTCTCATGGGCGAGAACCTCTACCGCGACCGCAGCCTCGCCATCCGCGAGCTCTACCAGAATGCCCTGGACGCCTGCCGCTACCGCCGCGCGCGGCAGCACGCGCGCGACGGCCGCGACACCTACGACGGCGAGATCACCTTCACGCAGGACTTCGACACGGAGGAAGGCCGCTACTACCTGGAGTGCGCAGACAACGGGATCGGCATGGACGAGACGGTCCTGGCGGACGTCTTCTCCCGCGCCGGCGTCCGGTTCACCGACCTTCCCCGCTACCAGGAGGAGCTGCAGGACTGGGAGAAGCAGGGCATCACCGTCCATCCGAACAGCAGGTTCGGCATCGGAGTGCTCAGCTACTTCATGATCGCGGACGAGATCAGGGTCACCACCTGCGCCATGGACGGCGGCACCGGACGCCCGGAGGAACTCACCGTCCTGATCACTGGCCCCGGCCACTACTTCAGGGTGCGCCGGACCGGCCGGAAGGGCCCCGTGGGCACGAAGGTGCGCCTGTACCTCCGGGACGGGGACAAGGCACCTTCTTGCGTACGGGAGTTGCGAAGACTGCTGGGGCTGGCCGAGTTCGTCACCACCGCCCGGCACGGAACCCAGGAGGCGACCTGGAAACCGGGGGAGCTGCGCCTGCGGGAGGCTGCCGGAAACCGGTCCGAAGGTTTCGTGGCCCACGGGCGGACGGTCGCCTGGCCGGTGGGCGCCTACCAGGCCGACGGCCAGGTGATCTGGTGCGAGGAGGGGGGCGGCATCCTGGTCGACGGCATCCACACCGAGCCCCGGGCACGGCGGGGGGTGCTGACCGATCCCGGCGATCACCGCCGCCCGCGCGGGGTCGTCGTCAACCTGACCGGGGGAACTCGGCCCAGGGACCTGTCGGTGGACCGTACGGAGATCCTGGACGACGACGTGTGTGAGCCGGTGGAGCGGCTCATCGTGGACGCCCTGCCGGCTCTGCTCTCCGCCGATCCCCCCCTGCTCGGCTTCGAGTGGCTGTCCGAGGTGGCGTGGCGCAGCCCGCGCCTTGCGGACATCGTGACCGAGGCGGCCGGAGAGGCCGGGGTCGAGGTGGACCTGCACGGTTACCCGGTGCCGGTCGCCAGGACCGGGTTCTTCCCGCCGGACGACGGAGTCGTCCACCAGGCCGACTCGGGCCTGCCCCAGCCCGGAGGATTCACGGGCAGCCTCGTCGGCGGCGAGATCTACGGCTTTCCTGACGACATCACGTTGCTGTGGCGGCTGCTCGCCCACCGGCCGAACGTCGAACTGTCCACGCTGGCCACGTTGGTACCCGAGCTGGACCGGGTCTGCTCGGTGCTCGCCGCCAGGCCCTCGGACATGCTGCTGTGCACGGACTCCAGAGGGGTGTGGAACAGCAGAAGCTGGATGGACCCGCACACGCTGAACGACGTGACGGCGTGCCCGGGCCATGCCTTGTCCGTGGCGCTCAACTGCGGGATGCCCTACGAAGCGGCCGTCGCCCGCCTGGAGCGACTCCGTCTGCCCACACCGGGTCCCGCCGACGCCGCCGCCCAGGTCGACCCTACCGGAGTGGCGATGCTCGACCAGGACAACAGGGCCCACGGGGGCGGCTGGTGGCAGCCCGGGGAGGTGGTGCCTCCTGGCCACGTTCTCAAGGCGGCACTGCTGTTGAACGTCGGTGTCGACGAGGCAGTCGGCCGGATGAGGGCCTTCGGCTTCGATGTCCAGGTGGGAGTGATGCCGATGGAGGCGCCCGAGGACTGGGTGGTGAAGCTGCTCAGCCGCGACCTGGACGGGGAGAGGCCCTGGCTCGGTCTCCATGCCACGGTCCGTGCGGGGCACGTCCTGTCCGGCGTCACGAAGTGCCGGCGCACCTTCGGCGAAGTGGTCGAGGTTCTCAGGGCGTACGGATTCGACGTGGAACTCGGTTCCCTTGACGAGGAGGCCGCCGCGGAACTGCTGAGACAGGGCGAGGAGTGGGGCTGGGACGCTGACGCTGCCGAACTCCTTGACGTGGGCAAACCGGTGCCGCCGGGCCTCCTCGCCCGCGCGGCGCTCACCTCGGACGTTCCCCTTTCCGACGTCGCCCGCCGCCTCGCGGGGTTCGGCTTCCCTGTCGGTGCCCACCCCGAGCATGCCGACCCGACGGACACGTCGATTCTCAGCGCTGATGTTCATGGGCGCTCCTGGCACGCATGCGGCGCCGAGATCGACCTCACCACCCTCGTGGTTGCCGCCCACCGCAGCGGGCTCGCGCCGGCGGCGGTGGCGGCCCGGCTCCGCGCCTACGGTTTGGCGGTGCCCTGGACGGAGCTGCCCGAGCGGGTGGAACCGGACGACGTGACGATGCTCCGCCAGCTCTTCGCCCAGAGGCTCCGGTACGACGAGGAACTCGCCCCGGGCCGGCCCGTGCCCATGCTGGCCGTGATCCCGGTGGCGCAGAGCCTGAGCAAGTCCCCCCGGGCGGTCGTCGACCGGCTCGCCCGCTACGGATTGCGCACGCCGTGCACCACGGCACCGGCCAGGGCGAGCGGCAATGACAACAGCCTCATCGCCCCTTGGGTGCGCGGCTCCGCCAGGGAGACCGAACTCGACTGGAACGAACCCGTGCCGGTGCACTACCTGGTCTCCGCGCCGCACACCCTGCTGATGGAGCCCCAGGAGGTCGTGGACCGCCTGACGGCCTTCGGCCTGGAGACCCCTGTCCACGCGCTGAGCGGCCTGGACGAGACCGACCGGCGCCTGTGCCTCCGAGAGCACGAGGAGAACGGAAGCAGGGCCCGTCTCCCGCTGACCCTGCGCTGGCCGATCAGCGACTTCCTGAGCATCGCCCGCTTCGCGGACCTGCCCCTGGACGAGCTCCTTCCCCGGCTCACCCGCCTCGGTGTGGACATCCCCCGCGTGGTCGACGCCGTCCGCACCGCCCTGCCGCGAGTCCCCGGCCTGGTCATGGCCCCGGAGGAGGCGACGGCCACCTCGTGA
- a CDS encoding HAMP domain-containing sensor histidine kinase, whose amino-acid sequence MGRPGRLLAGRRPKLVSLRTTFAVSFAAVTAAVTILVGILSYSAAARLVRVDQQTVFDEVVQDLRDEVRQNHMTPGDFSSAAPGHDLVRPARTDVQVLGPDGHVVDGGSPGLPVTGTDARIAAETLSGQVAEHKDVDVGSDVYRVATVSLGGGRGAVQVAQEFSDVEDLLRALQQRTLLLMAAVVVGAGLFGWWLARRITRRLVVLTDAAEDVARTRRLGIQVPVAGHDEVGRLGRAFDRMLGRLAQSEEDQRRLVQDAGHELRTPLTSLRTNISLLRRIDELPPKAREELVADLGQEARELTDLVNELVDLAAGQSDTEPPRRVDLADVAEEVAGVARRRSGREILLRASGDTTTDGRPGMLTRALSNLVENAVKFDQGGRAPVEIVVAGPARPGTIRVEVLDRGPGITDHDLARVFDRFYRAADARSLPGSGLGLSIVREVALAHGGAPFAHRRDGGGAVIGFTVGGRPAGSGGEAG is encoded by the coding sequence GTGGGCCGCCCGGGCCGCCTGCTGGCCGGGCGGCGGCCGAAGCTGGTCTCGCTGCGCACCACGTTCGCCGTGTCGTTCGCGGCGGTGACGGCGGCCGTGACGATCCTGGTCGGCATCCTGTCCTACAGCGCCGCCGCCCGGTTGGTGCGGGTGGACCAGCAGACGGTGTTCGACGAGGTCGTGCAGGACCTGCGCGACGAGGTGCGGCAGAACCACATGACGCCCGGCGACTTCTCGTCCGCCGCGCCCGGCCACGACCTCGTACGCCCCGCACGCACGGATGTGCAGGTGCTCGGCCCGGACGGGCATGTCGTCGACGGGGGCAGTCCGGGGCTGCCGGTCACCGGCACCGACGCGCGGATCGCCGCCGAGACGCTGTCCGGGCAGGTCGCCGAGCACAAGGACGTCGACGTGGGCAGCGACGTCTACCGCGTCGCCACCGTCTCCCTCGGCGGCGGGCGCGGGGCGGTGCAGGTCGCGCAGGAGTTCAGCGACGTCGAGGACCTGCTGCGGGCACTCCAGCAGCGGACGCTGCTGCTGATGGCGGCCGTGGTGGTCGGCGCGGGGCTGTTCGGCTGGTGGCTGGCCCGGCGGATCACGCGCCGCCTGGTCGTGCTGACCGACGCCGCCGAGGACGTCGCCCGCACCCGCCGGCTGGGCATCCAGGTGCCGGTGGCCGGTCATGACGAGGTGGGCCGGCTCGGCCGGGCCTTCGACCGGATGCTGGGGCGGCTCGCACAGTCCGAGGAGGACCAGCGCCGGCTGGTCCAGGACGCGGGCCACGAGCTGCGCACGCCGCTGACCTCGCTGCGCACGAACATCTCCCTGCTGCGCCGGATCGACGAACTCCCGCCGAAGGCCCGCGAGGAACTGGTCGCCGACCTGGGCCAGGAGGCCCGGGAGCTGACCGACCTGGTCAACGAGCTGGTGGATCTCGCGGCCGGGCAGTCCGACACCGAGCCGCCGCGCCGGGTGGACCTCGCCGACGTCGCCGAGGAGGTGGCGGGGGTGGCCCGGCGCCGCAGCGGCCGGGAGATCCTGCTGCGCGCGAGCGGCGACACCACGACCGACGGACGGCCCGGGATGCTGACCCGGGCGCTGTCCAACCTCGTCGAGAACGCGGTCAAGTTCGACCAGGGCGGCCGGGCCCCCGTCGAGATCGTCGTCGCCGGGCCCGCCCGGCCCGGCACGATCCGGGTCGAGGTGCTGGACCGCGGCCCCGGCATCACCGATCACGACCTCGCCCGGGTCTTCGACCGCTTCTACCGTGCCGCCGACGCCCGCTCCCTGCCGGGCTCGGGCCTCGGCCTGTCCATCGTCCGCGAGGTGGCCCTGGCGCACGGGGGAGCGCCGTTCGCGCACCGGCGGGACGGGGGTGGGGCGGTCATCGGGTTCACGGTGGGCGGCCGGCCGGCGGGAAGCGGTGGCGAGGCGGGCTGA
- a CDS encoding GNAT family N-acetyltransferase yields MRDLADSIESVEQLATVWRAMVLDRDPRADVRDLPGIAVRWADCRFAFWNCLTLTDVGADAGLLKQRLNEAAEIMRSKSRPGFLWVFEDLLDDPARAALEEAAGEAGLAYAFPGTGMAGDLLPIPEPAHPELTFVRVTDDELLAAYADINSRAYGFPLEDGRDGLAGSSLWKSDVFAYLGLRDGVPVTCAATVEADGRLFVVLVATDPAWERRGYGEAVTRKALYEGARATGPTRATLHATAAGAPVYPRIGFRPNSPIGFYSLAD; encoded by the coding sequence GTGCGTGATCTCGCGGACTCGATCGAATCGGTGGAGCAGCTCGCCACGGTCTGGCGGGCCATGGTGCTCGACCGGGACCCGCGGGCCGATGTGCGGGACCTGCCGGGCATCGCCGTGCGGTGGGCCGACTGCCGGTTCGCCTTCTGGAACTGTCTGACCCTGACGGACGTCGGCGCGGACGCCGGGCTGCTGAAGCAGCGGCTGAACGAGGCCGCAGAGATCATGCGGTCGAAGTCCCGTCCCGGGTTCCTGTGGGTCTTCGAGGATCTGCTCGACGACCCGGCGCGCGCCGCGCTCGAGGAGGCCGCCGGGGAAGCGGGGCTCGCCTACGCCTTCCCCGGCACCGGCATGGCGGGAGATCTGCTGCCGATCCCCGAGCCCGCCCATCCCGAGCTGACCTTCGTGCGCGTGACCGACGACGAACTCCTCGCGGCCTACGCGGACATCAACTCGCGTGCGTACGGGTTCCCGTTGGAGGACGGGCGGGACGGGCTCGCCGGGTCCTCGCTGTGGAAGAGCGACGTGTTCGCGTACCTGGGTCTGCGCGACGGGGTTCCCGTGACGTGCGCCGCCACCGTCGAGGCGGACGGGCGGCTCTTCGTCGTGCTCGTCGCCACCGATCCGGCGTGGGAGCGGCGCGGGTACGGGGAGGCCGTGACCCGCAAGGCGCTGTACGAGGGGGCCCGGGCCACCGGACCGACCCGGGCGACGCTGCACGCGACCGCCGCCGGCGCGCCCGTGTACCCGCGGATCGGGTTCCGGCCGAACTCCCCGATCGGGTTCTACTCGCTCGCGGACTGA